From Amycolatopsis sp. YIM 10, the proteins below share one genomic window:
- a CDS encoding MFS transporter — MTLSTPYRRRWWAVVAISLATFVTALDNTVVNVALPSIQRDFGLSIADLEWVTSSYILAFAGLMLAGGRLADIFGRRLLFYVGTTVFVLASMLAGFATTHGMLLTGRIVQGVGAALVAPTALAIIGVTFTDRKERNLAVAIWTGINGLAFAAGPVAGGLLSEYLDWSWIFFINLPIGVVTLALGAWSLAESRDPATSRYVDFPGLLTSALMMFGLTYGLIEGGRAGFDEPSVLVALGAALAGFFAFVLVERRSPAPMIDLSFFRNKVFSGGNVAEVFWGLGTLGAFFFTSLHLQGTLGFSPSETGLAFAPMALLLIAAAPFSSVLAQRIGIHYTVALGLGMITVGVVLVAIEDQTATFLSLLPGFILLGIGSGLATPLTTAILGAMPPSREGVASGILNVGRETSALLGVTVMGAVLLGRQTAALTGGASQAEAFVSGYRAALVVAAISMVLGAIVSLLTLRNASMGTDEPEPAGPLGRAEEATSN; from the coding sequence ATGACACTTTCGACCCCGTACCGGAGACGGTGGTGGGCAGTCGTGGCGATCTCGCTCGCCACCTTCGTCACCGCACTGGACAACACGGTCGTCAACGTGGCGCTGCCGTCGATCCAGCGGGACTTCGGCCTGTCCATCGCCGACCTCGAATGGGTGACGAGTTCGTACATCCTGGCTTTCGCCGGGCTGATGCTGGCCGGCGGCAGGCTCGCCGACATCTTCGGCAGGCGCCTGCTCTTCTACGTCGGCACCACGGTCTTTGTGCTGGCGTCGATGCTCGCCGGGTTCGCCACCACACACGGGATGCTGCTCACCGGCCGGATCGTGCAGGGGGTGGGCGCGGCGCTGGTGGCGCCGACCGCGCTGGCGATCATCGGGGTCACCTTCACCGATCGGAAGGAACGAAACCTCGCGGTGGCGATCTGGACCGGGATCAACGGGCTGGCATTCGCCGCGGGCCCGGTCGCGGGCGGGCTGCTCAGCGAGTACCTGGACTGGAGCTGGATCTTCTTCATCAACCTGCCGATCGGCGTGGTGACACTGGCGCTCGGCGCGTGGTCGCTCGCCGAATCGCGGGATCCGGCCACCAGCCGGTACGTGGATTTCCCCGGCCTGCTCACCTCGGCGCTGATGATGTTCGGGCTGACCTACGGCCTGATCGAGGGCGGCCGTGCCGGGTTCGACGAGCCCTCGGTACTCGTGGCACTGGGTGCCGCGCTCGCCGGCTTCTTCGCTTTTGTGCTCGTCGAGCGCCGGTCGCCGGCGCCGATGATCGATCTGTCGTTCTTCCGCAACAAGGTGTTCAGCGGCGGCAACGTGGCAGAGGTGTTCTGGGGCCTCGGTACGCTCGGCGCGTTCTTCTTCACCTCGTTGCACCTGCAGGGCACGCTGGGCTTCTCGCCGAGCGAGACCGGTCTGGCGTTCGCCCCGATGGCCCTGCTGCTGATCGCCGCGGCGCCGTTCTCCTCGGTACTGGCCCAGCGCATCGGCATCCACTACACGGTCGCGCTCGGGCTCGGCATGATCACCGTCGGCGTGGTGCTGGTCGCCATCGAGGACCAGACGGCGACGTTCCTCAGCCTGCTGCCGGGCTTCATCCTGCTGGGTATCGGTTCCGGCCTGGCGACTCCGCTGACCACAGCGATCCTCGGTGCCATGCCGCCATCGCGGGAGGGGGTGGCCTCCGGCATTCTCAACGTGGGCAGGGAAACTTCGGCGCTGCTCGGCGTGACCGTGATGGGCGCGGTCCTGCTCGGCAGGCAGACCGCCGCGCTGACCGGCGGGGCGAGCCAGGCGGAAGCCTTCGTCTCCGGCTACCGGGCCGCGCTGGTGGTGGCCGCGATCAGCATGGTGCTCGGCGCGATCGTGAGCCTGCTGACCTTGCGGAACGCGTCGATGGGTACTGACGAACCGGAGCCCGCGGGCCCGCTCGGCCGCGCCGAGGAGGCAACCTCGAACTGA
- a CDS encoding beta-ketoacyl synthase, with protein sequence MNGFGGVDPAGRVVITGIGVVTSIGTGVDEFRAGLREGRSGAKPITAFDTTGFAHANACEITDFEPGRWLRTVPAGSLGRASQFSVAAAVMALRDGGLAEERLRSAPSLVSVGTTDGESRDLDHLVAVEVEHGPEAFDPAVVARVPASRLSTAIVSELGLSDVEVVTIPTACAAGNYAIGYGFDAIRSGDVEFALVGGADALCRKTFTGFYRLGTIAPEACQPFDRNRKGILTGEGAGILLLESLASARERGARVYAEILGYALNCDAHHPVAPDRASIARCMALAHERAGVKPSEIDFISAHGTGTKANDVTEAAAIHEVFGSRPPSTISIKAMIGHTMGAASALASAACALAIAEGFIPPTINHFDTDPECGLDCVPNHAREAKLRVVQNNALAFGGNNAVLILGDCEQPR encoded by the coding sequence ATGAACGGCTTCGGCGGGGTGGACCCGGCGGGCCGGGTGGTGATCACCGGTATCGGGGTGGTGACCAGCATCGGCACCGGGGTGGACGAGTTCCGCGCCGGGCTGCGCGAGGGCCGCAGCGGGGCGAAACCGATCACCGCCTTCGACACCACCGGGTTCGCGCACGCCAACGCCTGCGAGATCACCGATTTCGAGCCAGGGCGGTGGCTGCGTACGGTGCCCGCCGGATCACTCGGCCGCGCCAGCCAGTTCTCCGTCGCCGCCGCGGTCATGGCGCTGCGGGACGGGGGACTGGCCGAGGAGCGGCTGCGGTCGGCACCGTCGCTGGTGTCGGTGGGCACCACGGACGGCGAATCGCGCGATCTGGACCACCTCGTCGCCGTGGAGGTCGAGCACGGGCCGGAAGCCTTCGATCCCGCGGTGGTCGCCAGGGTGCCCGCCAGCCGTCTGTCCACGGCCATCGTGTCGGAACTCGGACTGTCCGATGTGGAAGTGGTGACCATTCCGACCGCCTGCGCGGCCGGGAACTACGCGATCGGCTACGGGTTCGACGCCATTCGCTCGGGCGATGTGGAGTTCGCCCTGGTCGGCGGAGCCGATGCGCTGTGCCGCAAGACGTTCACCGGTTTCTACCGGCTCGGGACCATCGCACCGGAGGCGTGCCAGCCGTTCGACCGCAACCGCAAGGGCATCCTCACCGGTGAGGGCGCCGGGATCCTGCTGCTGGAGAGCCTGGCGTCCGCGCGTGAGCGCGGCGCGCGGGTGTATGCCGAGATCCTCGGTTACGCGCTCAACTGCGACGCCCACCACCCGGTGGCCCCCGACCGCGCCAGCATCGCGCGCTGCATGGCGCTGGCGCACGAGCGGGCCGGCGTGAAACCGTCCGAAATAGACTTCATTTCGGCGCACGGCACCGGCACCAAGGCCAACGACGTCACCGAGGCGGCGGCCATCCACGAGGTGTTCGGATCGCGGCCGCCGAGCACGATCTCGATCAAGGCGATGATCGGCCACACGATGGGAGCGGCGAGCGCGCTGGCTTCCGCGGCCTGCGCGCTGGCCATCGCGGAGGGCTTCATCCCGCCGACCATCAACCACTTCGACACCGATCCCGAGTGCGGACTGGACTGCGTGCCCAACCACGCCAGGGAAGCGAAACTACGGGTGGTGCAGAACAACGCGCTCGCCTTCGGCGGGAACAACGCGGTGCTCATCCTCGGCGATTGCGAGCAACCGCGATGA
- a CDS encoding LLM class F420-dependent oxidoreductase produces MKLGVSLPTVGPPGRRRYLVEVAEAADRLGFDSLWVSSHVALPATRNSTCLYPRAKTAGAYNWGVAWLEPVAVLGLVAGITERIRFGTHVLALPYRNPVVLATELATLDQLSLGRFVLGAGIGWMAEEFAAVGVPRSERGARTDETIEVMRTLWSNKNPASFHGRFVDFDDMWLAARPHTPGGPPVYVGGNTDAALRRVARLGDGWLAHELYPEEVVRGRQKLTDLAAAAGRDPEHIELTVRRGLLPPFPVMDFMSDRACIAGSAEEVAEQFDAYRSAGISLLVLDLSMRPAEIVETLEWLCKEVQPLL; encoded by the coding sequence GTGAAACTGGGAGTGTCCTTGCCGACCGTCGGCCCGCCGGGACGGCGGCGTTATCTGGTCGAGGTCGCCGAGGCGGCCGACCGGCTCGGGTTCGACTCGCTGTGGGTGAGCAGCCACGTCGCGCTGCCCGCCACCCGGAACAGCACCTGCCTCTACCCCAGGGCCAAGACGGCCGGTGCCTACAACTGGGGCGTGGCCTGGCTGGAACCGGTCGCCGTGCTCGGCCTGGTCGCCGGGATCACCGAGCGGATCCGGTTCGGGACCCACGTGCTGGCGCTGCCCTACCGCAACCCCGTCGTGCTGGCCACCGAACTGGCCACTTTGGACCAGTTGTCGCTCGGCCGGTTCGTGCTGGGCGCCGGGATCGGCTGGATGGCCGAGGAGTTCGCGGCGGTCGGCGTGCCGAGGTCGGAGCGGGGGGCCAGGACCGACGAGACCATCGAAGTGATGCGCACGTTGTGGTCGAACAAGAACCCGGCTTCCTTCCACGGGCGCTTCGTGGACTTCGACGACATGTGGCTGGCCGCGCGGCCGCACACCCCGGGCGGCCCGCCCGTCTACGTCGGCGGCAACACCGACGCGGCGTTGCGCCGGGTCGCCCGGCTCGGGGACGGCTGGCTGGCGCACGAGCTCTACCCCGAGGAAGTGGTGCGGGGCAGGCAAAAACTCACCGACCTGGCAGCGGCCGCCGGACGGGACCCCGAGCACATCGAGCTGACCGTGCGGCGCGGGCTGCTGCCCCCGTTCCCGGTGATGGACTTCATGTCCGACCGGGCCTGCATCGCCGGATCCGCCGAAGAGGTGGCTGAGCAGTTCGACGCTTACCGCAGCGCCGGGATTTCCCTGCTGGTGCTGGACCTTTCGATGCGGCCGGCGGAGATCGTGGAAACGCTGGAATGGCTGTGCAAGGAAGTGCAACCGCTGCTGTGA
- a CDS encoding ester cyclase: protein MTTTAGVADLIGAFYRDVHNGRNPDRAADYLAAGYRSHHPAADGSLDGFRRTRTALLGDFPDLDARVDHLLVQNDRAMVFAHWTGTHRDHGPLRMGTADLYRVSGDRITEHWGVVDYSALLRMGMPVTDQARQPGEPPDWRCGRAEREALRLVIRVWEEVMTQHRLELTERYYRQDYIQHNEYAARSGAGLAGMKQFFAGLFQLAPDFSSQIKQLVVDGDKVGLFATWRGREASSGRELALATADVLRIEDGLIAEHWDVMDFAAVAKFGVG from the coding sequence ATGACCACGACGGCCGGCGTCGCCGACCTGATCGGTGCCTTCTACCGGGATGTCCACAACGGACGGAACCCGGACCGGGCGGCGGACTACCTCGCGGCGGGGTACCGCAGCCACCACCCGGCCGCCGACGGCAGCCTCGACGGTTTCCGCCGGACCCGGACCGCCCTGCTCGGCGATTTCCCCGACCTGGACGCGCGGGTGGACCACCTGCTGGTGCAGAACGACCGGGCGATGGTGTTCGCCCACTGGACGGGAACTCACCGCGACCACGGTCCGCTGCGGATGGGCACCGCCGACCTGTACCGCGTTTCCGGCGACCGGATCACCGAGCACTGGGGCGTGGTGGACTATTCGGCCTTGCTGCGCATGGGAATGCCGGTGACGGACCAGGCGCGGCAGCCCGGCGAGCCGCCGGACTGGCGGTGCGGCCGGGCCGAGCGGGAGGCGCTCCGGCTGGTGATCCGGGTGTGGGAGGAGGTGATGACCCAGCACCGGCTGGAGCTGACCGAGCGGTACTACCGGCAGGACTACATCCAGCACAACGAATACGCGGCCCGGTCCGGCGCGGGGCTGGCCGGGATGAAGCAGTTCTTCGCCGGGCTGTTCCAGCTCGCCCCGGACTTCTCCAGCCAGATCAAGCAACTCGTGGTCGACGGCGACAAGGTCGGGCTGTTCGCGACCTGGCGCGGGCGCGAGGCGTCGAGCGGGCGCGAACTGGCACTGGCGACCGCGGACGTCCTCCGCATCGAGGACGGCCTGATCGCCGAACACTGGGACGTGATGGATTTCGCCGCGGTCGCCAAGTTCGGCGTCGGCTGA
- a CDS encoding acyl carrier protein produces MLETDNALGGERERRVKEIVCEILEIDPAEVTEESLFKEDHDADSLRAIEILAALERNFGIVIDQAELSRMVNLAGVHEVVAEASAR; encoded by the coding sequence ATGCTCGAGACGGACAACGCGCTCGGTGGCGAGCGCGAGCGGAGGGTCAAGGAGATCGTCTGCGAGATCCTGGAAATCGACCCGGCCGAGGTGACCGAGGAAAGCCTGTTCAAAGAGGACCACGACGCGGACTCGCTGCGGGCGATCGAGATCCTCGCCGCGCTGGAACGGAACTTCGGGATCGTCATCGACCAGGCGGAGCTGAGCCGGATGGTGAATCTCGCCGGGGTGCACGAGGTGGTCGCCGAGGCCTCCGCGCGATGA
- a CDS encoding cytochrome P450 produces MTGTATGEIPELDDFNPYNAEFRADPYPAYHRVRELGVAYWPYLDSYVVAAHADAVAVLADMSLRVEPPADVAEVLSAMVPESLRSMQQTVLFRDPPAQSRLRGLTRRTFSSGLREVLDGARGLARTVLAEATRRGELEIVEEFAFPVALQVIGDLLGLPRADLPMLRDLGQAMSPAADIPPAPGSVDRAVEGIEAFTEYFERLAAFRLREPGDDLFSELLDGERAGSLSRTELVANAILIFISGHETLVAFIASAVLTFLRNPDQLDLLRRDPALAPAAVDEVLRYESPLQLATAGGGRWTTRQTVIGGRVVPAGQRVLTLLGAANRDPAVHPDPDRFSITRAAGRHLALGHGSHYCLGAVLAKQQGGMLLAELAGWPAELELTGAPLDWLPLFMQRRLASLPVRLTPR; encoded by the coding sequence ATGACCGGGACAGCCACCGGTGAGATCCCCGAACTCGACGACTTCAACCCGTACAACGCGGAGTTCCGGGCGGATCCGTACCCGGCCTACCACCGCGTCCGGGAACTGGGCGTCGCCTACTGGCCGTACCTGGACTCCTACGTGGTCGCCGCACACGCCGACGCGGTCGCCGTGCTGGCCGACATGAGCCTGCGCGTGGAACCACCCGCCGACGTGGCCGAGGTGCTTTCGGCGATGGTGCCGGAGTCGCTGCGGTCCATGCAGCAGACCGTGTTGTTCCGCGACCCGCCCGCCCAGTCCAGGTTGCGCGGGCTGACCCGCCGGACGTTCAGCTCGGGGCTGCGCGAGGTGCTCGACGGCGCCCGCGGACTGGCCAGGACCGTGCTCGCCGAGGCGACCCGCCGCGGTGAGCTGGAGATCGTCGAAGAGTTCGCCTTCCCGGTGGCCTTGCAGGTGATCGGTGACCTGCTGGGCTTGCCGCGGGCCGATCTGCCGATGCTGCGCGACCTTGGCCAGGCGATGTCCCCGGCGGCGGACATCCCGCCGGCGCCGGGGTCGGTCGATCGCGCGGTGGAGGGCATCGAGGCGTTCACCGAGTACTTCGAGCGCCTGGCGGCATTCCGGCTCCGCGAGCCGGGCGACGATCTGTTCTCCGAGTTGCTCGACGGCGAACGGGCCGGCTCGCTGTCGAGGACCGAACTGGTGGCGAACGCGATCCTCATCTTCATCTCCGGCCACGAGACACTGGTCGCCTTCATCGCCAGTGCGGTGCTGACCTTCCTCCGGAACCCGGACCAGCTCGACCTGCTTCGGCGCGACCCGGCGCTGGCCCCGGCCGCGGTGGACGAGGTGCTGCGGTACGAAAGCCCGCTGCAGCTGGCCACCGCGGGTGGCGGGCGGTGGACCACCCGGCAGACGGTGATCGGCGGCCGGGTCGTCCCGGCCGGGCAGCGGGTGCTGACCCTGCTCGGCGCGGCGAACCGCGATCCGGCGGTCCACCCCGACCCCGACCGGTTCTCCATCACCCGCGCCGCGGGCCGCCACCTCGCACTGGGCCACGGCTCGCATTACTGCCTGGGAGCGGTGCTGGCCAAGCAGCAGGGCGGCATGCTGCTGGCCGAACTCGCCGGCTGGCCCGCCGAGCTGGAGCTGACCGGAGCGCCCCTCGACTGGCTGCCCCTGTTCATGCAGCGGCGCCTGGCCTCCCTGCCGGTCCGGCTGACACCCCGCTGA
- a CDS encoding NAD(P)/FAD-dependent oxidoreductase, whose product MYDAIVVGARVAGATTAMLLARAGQRVLLLDRARFPSDTMSTHYVHQPTIARLARWGLLDRLRATGCPPLEVARWTLGGLTLTGCAPAVDGIRAAFGPRRFVLDTLLVEAATEAGAELRERTVVTGLLRDGDRVCGIRARGREGEFTEKAPLVIGADGIDSVVAKEVGARSYEEVPTLCCLYYTYWSGFHADYEVYVDKRRAIGVVPTNEDNVMVGIQWPRAEFAEVRRDIAGAYLTALDQVAPSLAERVRAGTRNARFAGTGRLPNFFREASGPGWALVGDAGFHKDPIGAFGISDAVRHAELLAGHVQAAHATGGPLDVALSRYGVERDADAMPEYYFNLQAARLDALPELVDVLRVIRDDQDEVDRFFGLIAGMYTFDQFFTEELVERAAAEGATR is encoded by the coding sequence ATGTACGACGCCATCGTGGTCGGTGCCCGGGTCGCCGGGGCCACCACCGCCATGTTGCTGGCCAGGGCCGGGCAGCGGGTGCTGCTGCTGGATCGCGCCCGCTTCCCCAGCGACACCATGTCCACCCACTACGTGCACCAGCCCACGATCGCCCGCCTGGCCCGGTGGGGCCTGCTCGACCGCCTGCGCGCGACCGGGTGCCCACCGTTGGAGGTGGCCCGCTGGACGTTGGGCGGACTGACCCTCACCGGCTGTGCTCCCGCCGTGGACGGCATCCGTGCCGCCTTCGGGCCACGCCGGTTTGTGCTCGACACGCTGCTGGTCGAGGCCGCCACCGAAGCGGGCGCGGAACTGCGCGAACGCACGGTCGTGACCGGCCTGCTCCGAGACGGCGACCGCGTGTGCGGAATCCGGGCCAGGGGCCGGGAAGGCGAGTTCACCGAGAAGGCACCGCTGGTGATCGGTGCGGACGGCATCGACTCGGTGGTCGCCAAGGAGGTCGGGGCGCGCAGCTACGAGGAGGTGCCGACGCTGTGCTGCCTGTACTACACCTACTGGAGCGGATTCCACGCCGACTACGAGGTTTACGTGGACAAGCGGCGCGCGATCGGGGTCGTGCCGACCAATGAGGACAACGTCATGGTCGGCATCCAGTGGCCGCGCGCCGAGTTCGCCGAGGTCCGCCGGGACATCGCCGGCGCCTACCTCACCGCGCTCGACCAGGTGGCACCGAGCTTGGCGGAACGGGTTCGCGCGGGCACCCGCAACGCGCGGTTCGCCGGAACCGGCAGGCTGCCGAACTTCTTCCGCGAAGCGTCGGGCCCCGGCTGGGCCCTCGTCGGCGACGCCGGTTTCCACAAGGATCCGATCGGTGCGTTCGGTATCAGCGACGCGGTCCGGCACGCCGAGCTGCTCGCCGGGCACGTTCAGGCCGCGCACGCCACCGGCGGGCCGCTCGACGTCGCGCTGAGCCGGTACGGCGTCGAACGCGACGCCGACGCCATGCCGGAGTACTACTTCAACCTGCAGGCCGCCCGGCTGGACGCCTTGCCCGAACTCGTCGACGTACTGCGCGTGATCCGGGATGACCAGGACGAGGTGGACCGCTTCTTCGGCCTGATCGCCGGGATGTACACCTTCGACCAGTTCTTCACCGAGGAACTGGTCGAGCGGGCCGCCGCCGAGGGAGCCACGCGATGA
- a CDS encoding SCP2 sterol-binding domain-containing protein, which translates to MALETNRFEQIEAAARGGDDEILAFAAAQEGGAAGLLDEIFANMAAAFRPERARGQQADFQYEVSTPDGPLEYFVRVTGDACETGRGRVDSPKLTTRVALPTFLRLVSGRLNGMQAFLRGKVKMSGNTLFASKFEYWFERPS; encoded by the coding sequence ATGGCGCTGGAGACGAACCGGTTCGAACAGATCGAGGCCGCCGCACGCGGCGGTGACGACGAGATCCTCGCCTTCGCGGCGGCACAGGAGGGCGGCGCGGCCGGCCTGCTGGACGAGATCTTCGCCAACATGGCCGCGGCCTTCCGGCCCGAACGGGCCCGCGGGCAGCAGGCGGACTTCCAGTACGAGGTGTCCACACCGGACGGACCGCTGGAGTACTTCGTGCGGGTCACCGGGGACGCCTGCGAAACCGGCCGCGGCCGGGTGGACTCGCCGAAGCTGACCACCAGGGTCGCGCTGCCCACCTTCCTCCGGCTGGTGTCCGGCAGGCTCAACGGGATGCAGGCCTTCCTGCGGGGCAAGGTGAAGATGTCCGGGAACACGCTGTTCGCGTCCAAGTTCGAGTACTGGTTCGAGCGGCCGTCCTGA
- a CDS encoding beta-ketoacyl synthase — protein sequence MTGGGAGWLITGMGAVTSVGRDVAELFGAVCDGRSGLGELKAFDRTRFRAGKAYEIDDRAVDGTDEPLRATRWLLTAVAEAVADAGLDPDLGETPVLVGSTLRELRSVELAWRDGADFDLARLHFGTALREEFGATGTYTMANACSASLYALGMAADLLDLGEADTVVVAGTDTISESTYGMLDRVYPLPPDAVRPFDRNRRGMLQGDGAAAIVLQRPGAATARAHARVRGVAVNCDARHPSAPDPASIARVIRQAHERAGVKPADIGLVLLHGTGTPLNDEAEAAALSEVFGADAAGPWMTAVKSMIGHTAGASGLHSLIVAVESLKAGRVPPITGLAEPIDEVSRFRLVREHAVPAAPVTAQVDSFGFGGLNAVAIVDREPR from the coding sequence ATGACCGGTGGGGGAGCGGGGTGGCTGATCACCGGCATGGGCGCGGTGACCAGTGTCGGCCGCGACGTGGCCGAGTTGTTCGGCGCGGTGTGCGACGGGCGCAGCGGCCTCGGTGAGCTGAAGGCCTTCGACCGGACCAGGTTCCGCGCCGGCAAGGCGTACGAGATCGACGATCGCGCCGTCGACGGCACCGACGAGCCGCTCCGGGCGACGCGCTGGCTGCTCACCGCCGTGGCCGAAGCCGTCGCCGACGCCGGGCTGGACCCGGACCTCGGCGAAACCCCGGTGCTGGTCGGGTCCACCCTGCGCGAACTGAGGTCGGTGGAGCTGGCCTGGCGGGACGGCGCCGATTTCGACCTGGCGCGGCTGCACTTCGGCACCGCGCTCCGCGAGGAGTTCGGTGCCACCGGCACCTACACGATGGCGAACGCCTGCTCGGCCTCGTTGTACGCCCTCGGCATGGCCGCCGACCTGCTCGACCTCGGGGAGGCGGACACCGTGGTGGTCGCCGGGACGGACACCATCAGCGAGAGCACCTACGGCATGCTGGACCGGGTCTACCCGCTGCCACCGGATGCGGTGCGGCCCTTCGACCGCAACCGGCGCGGCATGCTCCAGGGCGATGGCGCGGCGGCGATCGTACTCCAGCGTCCCGGTGCGGCGACCGCCCGCGCGCACGCCAGGGTTCGCGGGGTCGCGGTCAACTGCGACGCCCGGCATCCGTCCGCACCGGACCCGGCCAGCATCGCCCGCGTGATCAGGCAGGCCCACGAGCGCGCCGGGGTGAAGCCGGCCGACATCGGGCTGGTGCTGCTGCACGGCACCGGCACGCCGCTCAACGACGAGGCCGAAGCCGCCGCGCTCAGCGAGGTTTTCGGTGCGGACGCCGCCGGTCCGTGGATGACCGCGGTCAAGTCGATGATCGGCCACACCGCGGGTGCGTCCGGCCTGCACAGCCTGATCGTGGCGGTGGAATCGCTCAAGGCCGGCCGCGTGCCGCCGATCACCGGACTGGCCGAGCCGATCGACGAGGTGTCCCGGTTCCGCTTGGTGCGCGAGCACGCGGTCCCCGCCGCGCCGGTCACCGCGCAGGTGGACTCGTTCGGCTTCGGCGGCCTCAACGCGGTGGCCATCGTGGACCGGGAGCCCCGGTGA
- a CDS encoding NAD(P)/FAD-dependent oxidoreductase, producing MYDVIVVGARCAGAPLAMLLANRGHRVVVLDRVRFPRDTLSTHYVQPSALARLDRWGLLDRLVATGCPPISEAVWRFGELVVRGFAPPAGTVSVAYAPRRYVLDALLVDAAREAGAEVREGFTVRGLVFDGDRVTGVRGRSHGGSDEVLRAPVVVGADGRGSLVARAVNAAAYNERPPLTVVYYTYWRGLDPAHRGRNEVYIKDDKQIGVIPTHGDTFLIQAARPHSALAEYRSDIEGRYHAAIAEAAPELADELARRGTRTERFLGTGALGNYYRTPYGPGWALAGDAGYHKDPLTGQGIGDAWRDAESLAHALHDVLDGGQDWNTALGAYEKARNAESETIYEFTCEAASFRFDAMTNALLRVLAADRAQADRFFGVIAGSVSAEEFFSPENLLSLLQDQVALEEL from the coding sequence ATGTACGACGTGATCGTGGTTGGCGCCCGGTGCGCCGGTGCCCCGCTCGCCATGCTGCTGGCAAACCGGGGACACCGGGTGGTCGTGCTGGACCGGGTCCGCTTCCCCAGGGACACCCTGTCCACCCACTACGTGCAGCCGAGCGCACTGGCCAGGCTGGACCGGTGGGGTCTGCTCGACCGGCTGGTGGCCACCGGCTGCCCGCCGATCTCCGAGGCCGTCTGGCGGTTCGGCGAGTTGGTCGTACGGGGTTTCGCGCCACCGGCCGGAACCGTGTCGGTGGCCTACGCACCACGCCGGTACGTGCTCGACGCACTGCTCGTCGACGCGGCACGTGAGGCGGGTGCCGAGGTACGCGAAGGCTTCACCGTGCGCGGACTGGTGTTCGACGGCGACCGGGTGACCGGGGTCCGCGGCCGCAGTCACGGCGGGAGCGACGAGGTGCTCCGCGCGCCGGTCGTGGTGGGCGCCGACGGCCGCGGTTCCCTGGTCGCCCGCGCGGTGAACGCGGCGGCCTACAACGAACGCCCGCCGCTGACCGTCGTCTACTACACCTACTGGCGCGGGCTGGATCCGGCACACCGCGGCCGCAACGAGGTCTACATCAAGGACGACAAGCAGATCGGCGTGATCCCCACGCACGGCGACACCTTCCTCATCCAGGCCGCGCGCCCGCACTCCGCACTGGCCGAGTACCGCTCGGACATCGAGGGCCGATACCACGCGGCGATCGCCGAAGCCGCACCCGAACTGGCCGACGAACTGGCCCGGCGGGGCACGCGCACCGAGCGCTTCCTCGGCACCGGCGCGCTCGGCAACTACTACCGCACCCCGTACGGTCCCGGGTGGGCGCTCGCCGGGGACGCCGGCTACCACAAGGACCCGCTCACCGGGCAGGGCATCGGCGACGCCTGGCGAGACGCCGAATCGCTCGCGCACGCGTTGCACGACGTGCTGGACGGCGGCCAGGACTGGAACACCGCCCTTGGCGCCTACGAGAAGGCGCGCAACGCGGAGTCCGAGACGATCTACGAATTCACCTGCGAAGCCGCGAGCTTCCGCTTCGACGCGATGACCAACGCACTGCTCCGGGTACTGGCCGCCGACCGGGCACAGGCCGACCGGTTCTTCGGCGTCATCGCCGGTTCGGTGTCCGCCGAGGAGTTCTTCTCCCCGGAGAACCTGCTTTCCCTGCTTCAGGACCAGGTCGCGCTGGAGGAATTATGA
- a CDS encoding 3-hydroxyacyl-ACP dehydratase FabZ family protein, whose amino-acid sequence MTEPIDVASVLPHRYPMLLVDRVTELVPRERVTAVKAITRNEPWFRDTGAGGCPPYPVALVLESWCQAAGFLVVPGGGDTGGKAMLFASATDVVFGAPVGPGDLVVHHAELVRAVGETVIVTGRSQAGRRTVLTVAHAVMTIRPAAALTGAPETTVPVR is encoded by the coding sequence GTGACCGAGCCGATCGACGTGGCGTCCGTGCTGCCCCATCGCTATCCGATGCTCCTGGTGGACCGGGTGACCGAGCTGGTGCCCCGGGAGCGCGTCACCGCGGTCAAGGCCATCACCAGGAACGAGCCGTGGTTCCGGGACACCGGAGCCGGCGGGTGTCCGCCCTATCCGGTGGCGCTGGTGCTCGAATCCTGGTGCCAGGCGGCCGGTTTCCTGGTGGTGCCCGGAGGCGGGGACACCGGTGGCAAGGCGATGTTGTTCGCCAGCGCCACCGACGTGGTGTTCGGCGCCCCGGTCGGGCCGGGGGATCTGGTGGTGCACCACGCGGAACTGGTGCGAGCGGTGGGCGAGACGGTGATCGTGACCGGGCGGAGCCAGGCGGGTCGGCGGACCGTGCTGACGGTCGCGCACGCGGTGATGACCATCCGCCCGGCCGCCGCGCTGACCGGCGCGCCGGAGACCACAGTGCCCGTCCGATGA